A window of Psychroflexus sp. ALD_RP9 contains these coding sequences:
- a CDS encoding helical backbone metal receptor — protein sequence MEISDQLNRPLSISKTPQKLICLVPSLTELLVELGLAYKLVGVTKFCVHPKNIRQEAQIIGGTKSVKYHKITQLQPDFILANKEENTPEIVSELEQNYRVYVSDISTIEDLIDLVEDLSLVFEIQTKANDFIELLMSKFEFFKKEISHFPSVDVAYFIWREPWMVAGHSNFINYMLQLCKMNNVYRHLSRYPEVDLANMPQLDYVLLSSEPFPFTEHNFPEIPLKSEQIKIVDGECFSWYGSRLIAAFDYLLKLRNSL from the coding sequence ATGGAAATATCAGATCAACTAAACCGACCTTTGTCAATTAGCAAAACACCTCAAAAATTAATATGCCTTGTTCCAAGCTTAACAGAACTCTTAGTTGAATTAGGTTTAGCATATAAATTGGTTGGTGTAACAAAGTTTTGTGTTCACCCAAAGAATATTCGTCAAGAAGCACAAATTATCGGCGGGACAAAATCTGTTAAATATCATAAAATAACGCAATTACAACCTGATTTTATTTTAGCAAATAAAGAAGAAAACACGCCTGAAATTGTTAGTGAACTTGAGCAAAACTATAGGGTTTACGTTTCGGATATTTCAACTATTGAGGATTTAATCGATTTAGTTGAAGACTTAAGTCTTGTTTTTGAAATACAAACTAAAGCTAATGATTTTATAGAGCTACTTATGTCTAAATTCGAATTTTTTAAAAAAGAAATAAGTCATTTCCCTTCAGTTGATGTTGCTTATTTTATTTGGCGTGAACCATGGATGGTTGCAGGGCATTCTAATTTTATAAATTATATGCTTCAACTATGTAAGATGAATAATGTTTATCGACATTTATCGCGATATCCTGAAGTTGATTTAGCTAATATGCCTCAGCTAGATTATGTTTTACTTTCTTCTGAACCATTTCCATTCACAGAACACAATTTTCCTGAAATCCCTCTAAAATCAGAACAAATAAAAATTGTAGATGGAGAATGTTTTAGTTGGTATGGAAGCCGACTTATAGCGGCTTTTGATTATTTATTAAAGTTGAGAAATTCGTTATAA
- the thrS gene encoding threonine--tRNA ligase, translating to MINITLPDGSVKSFENGVTPFQVAQSISEGLARQVISAKFNNETVETTTPLTTDGSLVLFTFKNDEGKQAFWHSTSHVMAQAIQELYPGVKLTIGPSIENGFYYDVDLGDHKISENDFPKIEKRMLEIARGKHDFKMREVSKDEALEFYKNENNHFKVELIENLKDGDITFCDHDSFTDLCRGGHIPNTGFIKAVKLMSVAGAYWRGDENNEQLTRIYGISFPKQKELKEYLKLLEEAKKRDHRKLGKELGLFTFSQKVGQGLPLWLPKGAALRERLENFMKKAQEEAGYEAVVSPHIGQKELYVTSGHYAKYGEDSFQPIKTPNEGEEYLLKPMNCPHHCEIFNAESWSYRDLPKRFAEFGTVYRYEQSGELHGLTRVRGFTQDDAHIFCTPDQLDEEFKKVIDLVLYVFGSLGFENFTAQVSLRDPENQEKYIGSEENWQKAEDAILNAAKEKGLNYVVETGEAAFYGPKLDFMVKDALGRQWQLGTIQVDYNLPERFELEYKGSDNEMHRPVMIHRAPFGSMERFIAILLEHTAGNFPLWLMPKQAIVLSISEKYENYSKKVLSLLKNNEIRAAVDHRSETMGKKIREAEMDKIPYMIIIGEKEIEADKIAVRKHGGEDLGQMTVEEFAQIVNTEINRDLKTFEV from the coding sequence ATGATTAATATTACATTACCAGATGGTAGCGTGAAGTCTTTTGAAAATGGTGTAACTCCTTTTCAAGTAGCGCAAAGCATCAGCGAAGGTTTAGCAAGGCAAGTTATATCTGCAAAATTTAATAATGAAACTGTAGAGACCACAACGCCGCTAACCACCGACGGTAGTTTAGTATTATTTACGTTTAAAAACGACGAAGGTAAACAAGCTTTTTGGCACTCAACATCACACGTTATGGCACAGGCTATTCAAGAATTGTATCCTGGTGTTAAGTTAACTATAGGACCTTCAATAGAAAACGGGTTTTATTATGATGTTGATTTAGGAGACCATAAAATTTCAGAAAACGATTTCCCGAAGATAGAAAAACGTATGCTTGAAATCGCTAGAGGTAAGCATGATTTTAAGATGCGAGAAGTGTCAAAAGATGAGGCGCTTGAGTTTTATAAAAACGAGAACAACCACTTTAAAGTAGAGCTGATTGAAAATCTTAAAGATGGAGATATTACCTTTTGTGATCACGATAGCTTTACCGATTTATGTCGAGGTGGTCACATTCCTAATACTGGGTTTATAAAAGCTGTAAAATTAATGAGTGTTGCTGGTGCGTATTGGCGAGGCGATGAAAACAACGAGCAGTTAACGCGTATTTACGGTATTTCATTCCCAAAGCAAAAAGAATTAAAAGAATATCTAAAACTTTTAGAGGAAGCTAAAAAGCGCGATCATAGAAAACTTGGAAAAGAATTAGGCTTATTTACTTTTTCACAAAAAGTAGGTCAAGGGTTACCTTTATGGTTGCCAAAAGGTGCGGCATTACGAGAACGTTTAGAAAATTTCATGAAAAAAGCCCAGGAAGAAGCTGGCTATGAAGCTGTTGTATCTCCGCACATTGGTCAAAAGGAATTATATGTAACCTCTGGACATTACGCGAAATATGGTGAAGATAGCTTTCAGCCTATCAAGACGCCAAATGAAGGAGAAGAATATCTCCTAAAACCGATGAATTGCCCACATCACTGCGAAATATTTAATGCAGAATCATGGAGTTATAGAGATTTACCCAAACGTTTTGCAGAATTTGGAACGGTTTATCGTTATGAGCAAAGTGGTGAGTTGCACGGTTTAACACGTGTGCGCGGTTTTACACAAGATGATGCGCATATTTTTTGTACACCAGATCAATTAGATGAAGAGTTTAAAAAAGTGATTGATTTAGTTTTATATGTATTTGGATCTTTAGGTTTTGAAAACTTTACGGCTCAAGTATCATTACGCGATCCAGAAAATCAAGAAAAATATATTGGCAGTGAAGAGAATTGGCAAAAAGCCGAAGATGCTATTTTAAACGCGGCCAAAGAAAAAGGTTTAAACTATGTAGTAGAAACAGGAGAAGCGGCATTTTACGGGCCAAAACTTGACTTTATGGTTAAAGACGCTTTAGGAAGACAATGGCAACTTGGTACTATTCAAGTAGACTATAATTTGCCAGAGCGTTTTGAGTTAGAATATAAAGGCAGTGATAACGAGATGCACCGACCAGTGATGATTCACAGAGCACCATTTGGTAGTATGGAACGTTTTATTGCTATTCTGTTAGAACATACCGCAGGTAATTTTCCGCTTTGGTTAATGCCAAAACAAGCTATTGTACTATCAATCAGTGAGAAATATGAAAATTATTCTAAAAAAGTTTTAAGTTTACTTAAAAATAACGAAATTCGCGCCGCAGTCGATCATAGAAGTGAAACCATGGGTAAAAAAATCCGTGAAGCTGAAATGGATAAGATTCCATATATGATCATCATCGGCGAAAAAGAAATTGAAGCTGATAAAATTGCAGTAAGAAAACACGGTGGTGAAGATTTAGGGCAAATGACAGTTGAAGAATTTGCGCAAATTGTCAACACTGAAATTAATAGAGATTTAAAAACATTTGAAGTTTAA
- the rplT gene encoding 50S ribosomal protein L20 produces MPRSTNSVASRARRKKIMKQAKGYYGRRKNVWTVAKNAVEKAMLYAYRDRKQKKRNFRSLWIVRINAAARLHGMSYSQFMGKVKKHNIELNRKVLADLAVNNPDAFKAVVDQIK; encoded by the coding sequence ATGCCAAGATCAACAAACTCAGTAGCGTCTAGAGCAAGACGAAAAAAAATCATGAAGCAAGCTAAAGGTTATTACGGAAGACGTAAAAACGTTTGGACAGTTGCTAAAAATGCAGTCGAAAAAGCAATGTTATATGCTTACAGAGACCGCAAACAAAAAAAGAGAAATTTTAGATCACTTTGGATTGTGAGAATTAATGCCGCTGCTAGACTTCACGGTATGTCATACTCACAATTTATGGGGAAAGTTAAAAAGCACAATATCGAATTAAACCGTAAGGTTTTAGCCGATTTAGCAGTTAATAATCCAGACGCCTTTAAAGCCGTCGTTGATCAAATAAAATAA
- the rpmI gene encoding 50S ribosomal protein L35 — protein MPKMKTKSSAKKRFKLTGTGKIKRKHAFKSHILTKKSKKRKLKLTHSALVHKSDVDSIKTQLRLK, from the coding sequence ATGCCTAAAATGAAAACCAAATCGAGTGCAAAAAAACGTTTCAAACTTACTGGAACAGGTAAAATAAAACGTAAGCATGCATTCAAAAGTCATATTTTGACTAAAAAGTCTAAAAAGCGTAAATTAAAGTTAACGCACAGTGCTTTAGTGCACAAATCTGATGTAGACAGTATAAAAACACAATTACGATTAAAGTAA
- the infC gene encoding translation initiation factor IF-3 codes for MALRRKKSKGSPRRQTENPHRINNHIKAPKVRLVGDNVDVDIYDLKTALAKAEELGVDLVEISPKADPPVCKVMDYKKFLYEQKKREKALKQKASKVVVKEIRFGPNTDDHDYEFKKKNAEKFIKDGAKLKAYVFFKGRSIVFKDKGEILLLRLATDLEEIAKVEQMPKLEGKRMIMMLAPSAKKK; via the coding sequence ATAGCATTAAGAAGAAAAAAATCAAAAGGTTCACCGAGGAGACAAACAGAAAATCCTCACAGAATTAATAATCATATCAAGGCACCTAAAGTTAGGTTAGTTGGTGATAACGTAGATGTTGATATTTACGATCTTAAAACCGCACTTGCCAAAGCTGAAGAATTAGGCGTTGATTTAGTTGAAATTTCTCCGAAAGCTGATCCGCCTGTTTGTAAGGTGATGGACTATAAAAAGTTTTTGTACGAACAAAAGAAACGCGAAAAGGCCTTAAAGCAAAAAGCCTCGAAAGTTGTGGTTAAAGAAATTAGGTTTGGACCTAATACTGACGATCATGATTACGAGTTTAAAAAGAAAAACGCCGAAAAGTTTATTAAAGATGGCGCCAAGTTGAAGGCTTATGTTTTCTTTAAAGGACGTTCAATTGTGTTTAAAGACAAAGGCGAAATTTTATTATTACGTTTAGCAACCGACTTAGAAGAAATTGCTAAAGTAGAACAAATGCCAAAACTTGAAGGAAAACGAATGATTATGATGTTAGCTCCTTCAGCAAAGAAAAAGTAA
- a CDS encoding DUF6503 family protein has product MKKYQLFGFLVLVCLGCNNSSKNETQSTTRNTEVTQQNPLSEAQQLIKNIQHSHNVDAFKNHEAVQFNIKLQLGQKKQLDAKISMTTNSSKVVLETSKGVSIYYNQGQFHQFPSSANYKSARFDVLTWSYFFAMPFKLDDEGTKWQNLDDKLFQEEVYNSAKLSFEPQIGDAPDDWYVVYANPKTHLLKAAAYIVTFNQSTHEAEKKPHAIVYNNYFSLDKVPFASQWKFYNWSSENGIYGKPIGKASIRNLKFISANHSVFNIPEQTKLIN; this is encoded by the coding sequence ATGAAAAAATATCAACTCTTTGGTTTTTTGGTTTTAGTCTGTCTAGGATGCAATAATTCATCAAAAAATGAAACTCAATCAACAACAAGAAACACTGAAGTCACTCAACAAAATCCATTGTCTGAAGCCCAACAATTAATTAAAAATATTCAGCATAGCCATAACGTAGATGCTTTTAAAAATCATGAAGCTGTTCAATTTAATATTAAGCTTCAATTAGGACAAAAAAAGCAGCTAGACGCAAAAATTAGTATGACCACAAACTCATCAAAAGTAGTTTTAGAAACATCAAAAGGAGTATCAATATATTATAATCAAGGTCAGTTTCATCAATTTCCGTCTTCAGCCAATTATAAGTCGGCACGATTCGATGTGTTAACTTGGTCTTATTTTTTTGCCATGCCATTTAAACTTGATGATGAAGGAACAAAGTGGCAGAATTTAGATGATAAGTTATTTCAGGAAGAAGTTTATAACTCAGCAAAACTCAGTTTTGAACCTCAAATAGGTGATGCACCAGACGATTGGTATGTGGTCTATGCCAACCCCAAAACACATTTGTTAAAAGCTGCAGCTTACATAGTAACCTTTAATCAAAGTACTCATGAAGCTGAAAAAAAACCACATGCTATTGTGTATAATAATTATTTTAGTTTAGATAAAGTGCCGTTCGCTAGCCAGTGGAAGTTTTATAATTGGTCTTCAGAAAATGGAATCTATGGAAAGCCTATAGGTAAGGCAAGTATCAGAAATCTAAAATTCATTTCGGCTAATCATTCTGTATTTAATATTCCTGAACAAACGAAACTAATTAACTAA